One Micromonospora eburnea genomic region harbors:
- the leuC gene encoding 3-isopropylmalate dehydratase large subunit: protein MVGDTQPRTLAEKVWDAHVVRSATGEPDLLFIDLHLLHEVTSPQAFDGLRLAGRGVRRTDLTIATEDHNTPTGYDDPSFRSRRGDLLTIADPTSRTQIETLRRNCAEFGVRLHPLGDENQGIVHVIGPQLGLTQPGMTIVCGDSHTATHGAFGALAFGIGTSEVEHVLATQTLPQARPKTMAVNVTGRLAPGVTAKDLVLALIAQVGTGGGRGHIVEYRGEAIRELSMEGRMTIANMSIEWGAKAGMIAPDETTFAYLKGRPNAPQGAEWDAAVAYWRTLPTEEGATFDAEVTLDASRITPFVTWGTNPGQGAPLGSAVPDPEEFGTEPERTAARRALEYMDLAPGTPLRDLAVDVVFVGSCTNGRLEDLRAAADVLRGHQVADGVRMLVVPGSAAVREAAEAEGLDKVFTDAGAEWRFAGCSMCLGMNPDTLSPGQRSASTSNRNFEGRQGRGGRTHLVSPPVAAATAVVGRLAAPADL from the coding sequence ATGGTGGGAGACACTCAACCGAGGACCCTGGCCGAGAAGGTCTGGGACGCGCACGTCGTCCGCTCCGCCACCGGCGAGCCGGATCTGCTCTTCATCGACCTGCACCTGCTCCACGAGGTCACCAGCCCGCAGGCGTTCGACGGGCTGCGGCTGGCCGGCCGCGGGGTGCGGCGCACCGACCTGACGATCGCGACCGAGGATCACAACACCCCGACCGGGTACGACGATCCGTCGTTCCGCTCCCGGCGCGGCGACCTGCTGACCATCGCGGACCCCACCTCCCGCACCCAGATCGAGACGCTGCGCCGCAACTGCGCCGAGTTCGGCGTACGGCTGCACCCGCTGGGCGACGAGAACCAGGGCATCGTGCACGTCATCGGCCCGCAGCTCGGCCTCACCCAGCCGGGCATGACGATCGTCTGTGGCGACTCGCACACCGCCACCCACGGCGCGTTCGGCGCGCTGGCCTTCGGCATCGGCACCAGTGAGGTGGAGCACGTGCTGGCCACCCAGACGCTGCCGCAGGCCCGGCCGAAGACCATGGCCGTGAACGTCACCGGCCGGCTCGCCCCGGGCGTCACCGCCAAGGACCTGGTGCTGGCGCTGATCGCGCAGGTGGGCACCGGCGGCGGGCGCGGCCACATCGTGGAGTACCGGGGCGAGGCGATCCGCGAGCTCTCCATGGAGGGCCGGATGACCATCGCCAACATGTCCATCGAGTGGGGCGCCAAGGCCGGCATGATCGCGCCGGACGAGACTACCTTCGCGTACCTGAAGGGGCGGCCGAACGCGCCGCAGGGCGCGGAGTGGGACGCGGCGGTGGCGTACTGGCGGACGCTGCCCACCGAAGAGGGGGCGACCTTCGACGCGGAGGTGACCCTGGACGCCAGCCGGATCACCCCGTTCGTCACCTGGGGCACCAACCCCGGGCAGGGCGCCCCGCTGGGCTCGGCCGTGCCGGACCCGGAGGAGTTCGGCACCGAGCCGGAACGGACCGCCGCCCGCCGGGCCCTCGAATACATGGACCTCGCCCCCGGGACCCCACTGCGTGACCTGGCCGTCGACGTGGTCTTCGTCGGCTCCTGCACCAACGGCCGGCTGGAGGACCTCCGCGCCGCCGCCGACGTGCTGCGCGGCCACCAGGTCGCCGACGGCGTACGCATGCTGGTGGTGCCCGGGTCCGCCGCGGTCCGCGAGGCGGCCGAGGCGGAGGGGCTGGACAAGGTCTTCACCGACGCCGGTGCCGAGTGGCGCTTCGCCGGCTGCTCCATGTGTCTGGGGATGAACCCGGACACCCTCTCGCCGGGCCAGCGCTCGGCCTCGACCTCCAACCGCAACTTCGAGGGCCGCCAGGGCCGGGGCGGGCGTACCCACCTGGTGTCCCCGCCGGTCGCCGCCGCCACCGCCGTGGTCGGCCGGCTGGCCGCCCCCGCCGACCTGTAG
- the leuD gene encoding 3-isopropylmalate dehydratase small subunit, with the protein MDKFTTHTGTAVPLRRSNVDTDQIIPAVYLKRVTRTGFADGLFSAWREDPAFVLNDPAHSGASILIAGPEFGTGSSREHAVWALRDWGFRVVISPRFGDIFRGNALKEGLLPVELELPAVAGLWDLVEADPTTPITVDLAARQVHAGEATWAFPLDDHSRWRLMEGLDDIGLTLRHEAEIGAYEASRPSFLPSVA; encoded by the coding sequence ATGGACAAGTTCACCACCCACACCGGCACCGCCGTGCCGCTGCGCCGATCCAATGTGGATACCGATCAGATCATCCCCGCCGTGTACCTCAAGCGGGTGACCCGTACCGGTTTCGCCGACGGGCTCTTCAGCGCGTGGCGGGAAGACCCGGCATTCGTTCTCAACGATCCCGCTCATTCGGGAGCGTCGATTCTCATTGCCGGCCCCGAGTTCGGTACGGGTTCCTCGCGGGAGCATGCCGTCTGGGCGTTGCGGGACTGGGGCTTCCGGGTCGTGATCTCGCCCCGCTTCGGTGACATCTTCCGTGGCAACGCGCTGAAGGAAGGGCTCCTTCCGGTGGAGCTGGAATTGCCCGCCGTGGCGGGACTCTGGGATCTGGTGGAGGCGGACCCGACCACCCCGATCACGGTCGACCTCGCCGCCCGTCAGGTTCACGCCGGGGAGGCCACCTGGGCTTTCCCCCTCGACGACCACAGCCGCTGGCGGCTGATGGAGGGCTTGGACGACATTGGACTCACCCTCCGGCACGAGGCCGAGATCGGCGCGTACGAGGCGTCCCGGCCGTCGTTCCTGCCGTCGGTCGCCTGA
- a CDS encoding HU family DNA-binding protein → MNKAELIEALAVRLGDRKTATAALDAVLAEVQAAVTKGEKVAITGFGAFEKRIRGARTARNPRTGEAVKVKKTSVPTFRPGAGFKEMVASGKVPKATAAAKKIAAAAKTTEAKAAGAKAAAAKKTAAAGAAKKTTAAKATKTTAAKKAAPAKKAAPAKAAAAKKTAAAKKTTAAKKTTAAKKTAAAKKTTAAKKTTAAKKAPAKKAPARKTAARR, encoded by the coding sequence GTGAACAAGGCCGAGCTCATCGAGGCGCTCGCCGTTCGCCTGGGGGACCGGAAGACGGCGACGGCCGCGCTCGACGCGGTCCTCGCTGAGGTCCAGGCGGCGGTCACCAAGGGCGAGAAGGTGGCGATCACCGGATTCGGAGCGTTCGAAAAGCGTATTCGGGGTGCCCGAACAGCGCGCAACCCGCGGACAGGTGAGGCGGTGAAGGTCAAGAAGACCTCCGTTCCGACCTTCCGTCCGGGCGCTGGGTTCAAGGAGATGGTGGCCAGCGGCAAGGTGCCGAAGGCCACGGCCGCAGCCAAGAAGATTGCCGCCGCCGCGAAGACCACGGAAGCGAAGGCGGCCGGGGCCAAGGCGGCCGCGGCGAAGAAGACCGCCGCGGCCGGCGCCGCCAAGAAGACCACGGCGGCGAAGGCCACCAAGACCACCGCCGCCAAGAAGGCCGCGCCGGCGAAGAAGGCCGCCCCGGCCAAGGCCGCGGCGGCGAAGAAGACCGCCGCCGCCAAGAAGACCACGGCGGCGAAGAAGACCACGGCGGCGAAGAAGACCGCCGCCGCCAAGAAGACCACCGCGGCGAAGAAGACCACCGCCGCCAAGAAGGCGCCGGCGAAGAAGGCGCCGGCCAGGAAGACCGCCGCCCGGCGTTGA
- a CDS encoding endonuclease/exonuclease/phosphatase family protein: MRHRHLPTVVLALGVVVLLDLLRVWLPAIITIFGQAADTPAELLGAFALAWFLVAFAAPPVVRRLGPRPVGLVAAGALAAARLALTAAPGGQPQLWLACAGLLAGLVWLAATAARTDRPVPGLVLGLAGSAVGHALLGTVDLVWRDGWLAWPLSTLLVGAFLAAQTRSVPPIGATGAPSGRGGVRAWLLAGPAMLLAGQVALSPALWSTAESYGHVSRGFGPSSSDFPGLGLPPEHVSAFAPLAAGLFLWAAFTRPPRGLARALWPGALLAGAVLFAAGWAGWLRPAYVLVAAGLAGCLALADTHPVGATRANIPAGGHGADGADNGTDPGVDAGILPGHGGGRGSARPLTRTGRPAPGCSRRGYAAVGGMLLFAVSSIVYYAAYDLGYPNGWVPVGVAVLVAVAAVTGRPAAPPALSGAALAWAFIGVTLLTFVAGEIHRPVPTAAPGGGSPGSVRVVAYNIRMGFGLDGRLDLDGLARAVSGERPDVVLLSEVDRGWLLNGGHDTLALLARRLRMPYVFAPAADPLWGDAVLSRFPVRSGRTRPLAPHGAPTGAQALGVTLDLGGRELAVVATHLQPPPGQGPVAQAREVAAFATRYAAGRPLVLAGDLNTEPGEPAFGEFTRAGLVDALATARPLPTSPADDPREQIDHVLVSPGVAASAVTAPRTTASDHLPVAVTLALP, translated from the coding sequence GTGCGCCACCGCCATCTCCCCACCGTCGTGCTGGCCCTGGGCGTCGTGGTCCTGCTCGACCTGCTGCGGGTGTGGCTGCCCGCAATCATCACCATCTTCGGGCAGGCGGCCGACACCCCGGCTGAACTCCTCGGCGCCTTCGCGCTCGCCTGGTTCCTCGTCGCGTTCGCCGCTCCGCCGGTCGTACGCCGGCTCGGTCCCCGTCCGGTGGGTCTGGTCGCGGCCGGGGCGCTGGCCGCCGCCCGGCTCGCCCTGACCGCTGCGCCCGGCGGCCAGCCGCAGCTCTGGTTGGCCTGCGCCGGGCTGCTCGCCGGCCTGGTCTGGCTCGCCGCCACCGCCGCCCGCACCGACCGGCCGGTCCCCGGACTGGTGCTGGGCCTGGCGGGTAGCGCGGTCGGCCACGCGCTGCTCGGCACGGTGGACCTGGTCTGGCGGGACGGCTGGCTGGCGTGGCCGCTCAGCACGCTGCTGGTCGGGGCGTTTCTGGCCGCCCAGACGCGTTCCGTACCGCCGATCGGGGCGACGGGGGCACCGAGCGGCCGGGGTGGCGTACGAGCCTGGCTGTTGGCCGGTCCGGCGATGCTGCTGGCCGGTCAGGTGGCGCTCTCCCCGGCACTGTGGAGCACCGCCGAGTCCTACGGCCATGTCTCGCGGGGCTTCGGGCCAAGCTCGTCGGACTTCCCCGGGCTCGGCCTGCCGCCGGAACACGTTTCGGCCTTCGCCCCGCTGGCGGCCGGGTTGTTCCTCTGGGCGGCGTTCACCCGGCCACCGCGGGGCCTCGCGCGGGCGCTCTGGCCGGGCGCGTTGCTGGCCGGAGCGGTGCTCTTCGCCGCCGGCTGGGCCGGTTGGCTGCGGCCGGCGTACGTGCTCGTCGCCGCGGGTCTCGCCGGTTGTCTCGCGCTCGCCGACACCCATCCCGTCGGCGCGACCCGCGCGAACATTCCGGCTGGCGGGCACGGTGCGGATGGCGCCGACAACGGGACCGACCCGGGCGTGGATGCCGGGATCCTCCCGGGCCACGGTGGCGGCCGAGGCTCGGCGCGGCCCCTGACCCGCACCGGACGGCCGGCCCCCGGCTGCTCGCGGCGCGGCTACGCCGCCGTCGGCGGGATGCTGCTCTTCGCCGTCTCGTCGATCGTCTACTACGCGGCCTACGACCTCGGCTACCCCAACGGGTGGGTGCCGGTGGGGGTGGCCGTACTCGTCGCCGTGGCCGCCGTCACCGGGCGGCCCGCCGCGCCGCCCGCCCTGTCGGGCGCGGCACTGGCCTGGGCGTTCATCGGGGTCACGCTGCTGACCTTCGTGGCCGGTGAGATCCACCGACCGGTGCCGACGGCTGCGCCGGGCGGCGGATCGCCGGGAAGCGTACGGGTGGTGGCGTACAACATCCGGATGGGTTTCGGGCTGGACGGGCGGCTCGACCTCGACGGACTGGCCCGGGCGGTCAGCGGGGAACGACCCGACGTGGTGCTGCTCAGCGAGGTGGACCGGGGCTGGCTGCTCAACGGCGGCCACGACACGCTCGCGCTGCTGGCCCGACGGCTGCGGATGCCGTACGTCTTCGCACCCGCGGCCGATCCGCTGTGGGGGGACGCGGTGCTGAGCCGTTTCCCGGTGCGGTCCGGCCGGACCCGACCCCTCGCCCCGCACGGCGCGCCGACCGGGGCGCAGGCCCTCGGCGTCACGCTCGACCTCGGCGGGCGGGAACTCGCCGTGGTCGCCACCCACCTGCAACCGCCGCCCGGGCAGGGGCCGGTGGCCCAGGCCCGCGAGGTCGCCGCCTTCGCCACCCGGTACGCGGCCGGTCGTCCGCTGGTGCTGGCCGGCGATCTGAACACCGAGCCCGGCGAGCCGGCGTTCGGCGAGTTCACCCGGGCCGGTCTGGTCGACGCCCTGGCCACGGCCCGCCCGCTGCCGACCAGCCCGGCCGACGACCCGCGCGAGCAGATCGACCACGTTCTCGTCTCGCCCGGCGTCGCCGCCAGCGCGGTGACGGCACCGCGTACCACGGCCAGCGACCACCTGCCGGTCGCGGTGACCCTGGCCCTGCCCTAG
- a CDS encoding NUDIX hydrolase, translating into MTDEEPVRIRAAGGVAWRPGADGVEVCLVHRPRYDDWSLPKGKLDAGEHSLRAAVREVAEETDVRAVPQVRLPTVHYRSEGRPKAVDYWSMRAAATGGFQPDTEVDEVRWLGVDEAVRRVSYPHDAEVIAAFAALPPVTGTVLLVRHGHAGKRGTWTGPDHGRPLDAQGWAQARTLADLVAVVRPVRLLAASARRCVQTLDPAAALLDLPIEVTGDLDEPKPGQQPDECVLAAAALITTLAVAGEPVAVCSQGKVIPGLLERLTGRADDFTTAKGGGWLLAFTGDRLLAADRL; encoded by the coding sequence GTGACGGACGAGGAGCCGGTGCGGATCCGGGCAGCGGGCGGGGTGGCCTGGCGCCCGGGGGCGGACGGCGTCGAGGTGTGCCTGGTGCACCGCCCCCGGTACGACGACTGGTCGCTGCCCAAGGGCAAGCTGGACGCCGGAGAGCACTCGCTGCGGGCCGCCGTACGCGAGGTCGCCGAGGAGACCGACGTCCGGGCCGTGCCGCAGGTACGCCTGCCCACCGTCCACTACCGCAGCGAGGGGCGGCCGAAGGCGGTCGACTACTGGTCGATGCGGGCCGCCGCGACCGGCGGCTTCCAGCCCGACACCGAGGTCGACGAGGTGCGCTGGCTCGGGGTCGACGAGGCGGTACGCCGGGTCAGCTACCCGCACGACGCCGAGGTGATCGCCGCGTTCGCGGCGCTGCCGCCGGTGACCGGCACCGTGCTGCTGGTCCGGCACGGGCACGCCGGCAAGCGGGGCACCTGGACCGGCCCGGACCACGGCCGGCCGCTGGACGCCCAGGGCTGGGCGCAGGCGCGGACGCTGGCCGACCTGGTGGCCGTGGTCCGCCCGGTACGCCTGCTCGCCGCCTCGGCCCGCCGCTGCGTGCAGACCCTCGATCCGGCCGCCGCCCTGCTGGACCTGCCGATCGAGGTGACCGGCGACCTGGACGAGCCAAAGCCCGGCCAGCAGCCGGACGAGTGCGTCCTCGCCGCCGCGGCGCTCATCACCACGCTGGCCGTCGCCGGCGAACCGGTCGCCGTGTGCAGCCAGGGCAAGGTGATCCCGGGCCTGCTGGAGCGGCTGACCGGCCGGGCAGACGACTTCACCACCGCCAAGGGCGGCGGCTGGCTGCTCGCCTTCACCGGCGACCGCCTCCTCGCCGCCGACCGCCTGTAA
- a CDS encoding RNA degradosome polyphosphate kinase, which produces MSTPREQPESTQHIPDPESPRNGIPARGADGRFRRVRAPEEDLAVDPADLDAAAASAGLEEALDPVEGPGPYAERAAAQPLPEDRFLNRELSWLDFNARVLALAEDPRTPLLERVKFLAIFASNLDEFYMVRVAGLKRRLSAGLPVRGGDRLPLRTQLELIAAKAADLVARQANCFVDDVLPRLAEEDIRILRWAELDDPERERLRTWFREHIFPVLTPLAVDPAHPFPYISGRSLNLAVSVREPDGGSELFARVKVPNNVPRFVRVARDAPGVCFIPVEDLISVHLGQLFSGMQVVECHLFRVTRNAEVEVDEDRDEDLLQALERELARRRFGPPVRLEVAASISDRMLELLVRELDMHDQEVLRVPGLLDLSALWQVYGEADRPELKDPPFVPATHPRLTEGEVPRSVFATLRDGDVLVHHPYHSFATSVQRFIEQAAADPGVLAIKQTLYRTSGDSPIVDALVDAAAAGKQVVVLVELKARFDEVANIGWARTLERAGCHVVYGLVGLKTHCKTALVVRQEGNQIRRYCHIGTGNYHPKTARTYEDFGMLTADPEIGADLTDLFNVLTGYSRQTAYRRLLVAPQGIRSGLIERIEREIAHVRLGMPGLVQFKVNALVDEEITDALYRASQAGVHVDLLIRGMCTLRPGVPGLSENIRVRSILGRFLEHSRIFRFGNNGDGEFWMGSSDLMHRNLDRRVEALVQVSDPVARAELDYVLTAAFSPEVDAFELAGDGSWSRRTGTPDEPLTHLQDLLLHRVGGTAG; this is translated from the coding sequence GTGAGCACCCCTCGCGAGCAGCCCGAGAGCACGCAGCACATCCCCGACCCCGAGTCGCCCCGCAACGGCATCCCGGCCCGGGGCGCCGACGGCCGGTTCCGCCGGGTCCGCGCGCCGGAGGAGGACCTCGCCGTCGACCCGGCGGACCTGGACGCCGCGGCCGCCTCCGCGGGCCTGGAGGAGGCGCTCGACCCGGTCGAGGGCCCGGGCCCGTACGCCGAGCGGGCGGCGGCGCAGCCGCTGCCCGAGGACCGGTTCCTCAACCGGGAACTCTCCTGGCTCGACTTCAACGCCCGAGTGCTGGCGCTGGCCGAGGACCCGCGTACCCCGCTGCTGGAGCGGGTGAAGTTCCTGGCCATCTTCGCCAGCAACCTGGACGAGTTCTACATGGTGCGGGTGGCCGGGCTGAAGCGCCGGCTCTCCGCCGGCCTGCCGGTACGCGGCGGCGACCGGCTGCCGCTGCGTACCCAGCTGGAGCTGATCGCGGCGAAGGCCGCCGACCTGGTCGCCCGGCAGGCCAACTGCTTCGTCGACGACGTGCTGCCGAGGCTGGCCGAGGAGGACATCCGGATCCTGCGCTGGGCCGAGCTGGACGACCCGGAACGGGAGCGGCTGCGTACCTGGTTCCGGGAGCACATCTTCCCGGTGCTCACCCCGCTCGCGGTGGACCCGGCGCACCCGTTCCCGTACATCTCGGGACGGTCGTTGAACCTCGCCGTGTCGGTGCGCGAGCCGGACGGTGGTTCGGAGCTGTTCGCGCGGGTGAAGGTGCCCAACAACGTGCCCCGGTTCGTCCGGGTGGCCCGGGACGCGCCCGGCGTCTGCTTCATCCCGGTGGAGGACCTCATCTCGGTGCATCTCGGGCAGCTCTTCTCCGGGATGCAGGTGGTGGAGTGCCACCTGTTCCGGGTGACCCGCAACGCCGAGGTGGAGGTGGACGAGGACCGCGACGAGGACCTGCTCCAGGCGCTCGAACGGGAGCTGGCCCGGCGGCGCTTCGGCCCGCCGGTCCGGCTGGAGGTGGCCGCCTCGATCTCCGACCGGATGCTGGAGCTGCTCGTCCGGGAGCTGGACATGCACGACCAGGAGGTGCTACGGGTGCCCGGCCTGCTGGACCTCTCCGCGCTCTGGCAGGTGTACGGCGAGGCCGACCGCCCCGAGCTCAAGGACCCGCCGTTCGTGCCGGCCACCCACCCCCGGCTCACCGAGGGCGAGGTGCCGCGCAGCGTCTTCGCCACCCTGCGCGACGGGGACGTGCTGGTGCACCACCCGTACCACTCGTTCGCCACCAGCGTGCAGCGCTTCATCGAGCAGGCCGCCGCCGACCCGGGCGTGCTGGCCATCAAGCAGACCCTCTACCGCACCAGCGGCGATTCCCCGATCGTGGACGCGCTGGTCGACGCGGCCGCCGCCGGCAAGCAGGTGGTGGTGCTGGTCGAGTTGAAGGCGCGCTTCGACGAGGTGGCGAACATCGGCTGGGCCCGCACCCTGGAACGCGCCGGCTGCCACGTCGTCTACGGCCTGGTCGGTTTGAAGACGCACTGCAAGACCGCCCTGGTGGTACGCCAGGAGGGCAACCAGATCCGCCGCTACTGCCACATCGGCACCGGCAACTACCACCCGAAGACCGCCCGGACCTACGAGGACTTCGGCATGCTCACCGCCGATCCGGAGATCGGCGCCGACCTGACCGACCTGTTCAACGTGCTCACCGGCTACAGCCGGCAGACCGCGTACCGGCGACTGCTGGTGGCACCGCAGGGCATCCGCAGTGGCCTGATCGAGCGGATCGAGCGGGAGATCGCGCACGTCCGGCTCGGCATGCCGGGCCTGGTGCAGTTCAAGGTGAACGCCCTGGTGGACGAGGAGATCACCGACGCGCTGTACCGGGCCTCCCAGGCCGGCGTGCACGTCGACCTGCTGATCCGGGGCATGTGCACGCTGCGGCCAGGGGTGCCGGGGCTGTCGGAGAACATCCGGGTCCGCTCGATCCTCGGCCGGTTCCTGGAGCACTCGCGCATCTTCCGGTTCGGCAACAACGGCGACGGCGAGTTCTGGATGGGCTCGTCCGACCTGATGCACCGCAACCTGGACCGCCGGGTGGAGGCGCTGGTACAGGTGAGCGACCCGGTGGCCCGGGCCGAACTCGACTACGTGTTGACCGCCGCGTTCAGCCCGGAGGTGGACGCGTTCGAGCTGGCCGGGGACGGTAGCTGGAGCCGGCGTACCGGCACCCCCGACGAGCCGCTGACGCACCTGCAGGACCTGCTGCTGCACCGGGTGGGCGGGACGGCGGGGTGA
- a CDS encoding lysophospholipid acyltransferase family protein gives MAPRRLGFWQWLAVVLVKPPLNVWTRRTWRGMEHLRHPGGIIIVPNHVGHTDPLVAAHFVHDAGRWPQFLGKASLFRIPVIGWILYRCKQIPVERGTVEAAKSLDKLVAAVQAGGAVVIYPEGTITREPDLWPMRGKTGAARLALATGAPVIPVAMWGPERMFEPRTGRLSLRPRIPVTVVAGPPVDLSRWADATPSRAVLEEMTDTIMLRIRDMVAEIRGGTPPPLWERPARTRTPGKGEATE, from the coding sequence GTGGCACCGCGGAGGCTCGGGTTCTGGCAGTGGCTGGCCGTGGTGCTGGTCAAGCCGCCGTTGAACGTCTGGACGCGGCGCACCTGGCGGGGCATGGAGCACCTGCGCCACCCCGGCGGCATCATCATCGTGCCGAACCACGTCGGGCACACCGATCCGCTGGTCGCCGCGCACTTCGTCCACGACGCCGGGCGCTGGCCGCAGTTTCTGGGCAAGGCCAGCCTGTTCCGGATACCGGTGATCGGCTGGATCCTGTACCGGTGCAAGCAGATCCCGGTGGAGCGCGGCACCGTCGAGGCGGCCAAGTCGCTGGACAAACTGGTCGCCGCGGTGCAGGCGGGCGGCGCGGTGGTGATCTACCCGGAGGGGACGATCACCCGCGAACCGGACCTCTGGCCGATGCGGGGCAAGACCGGGGCGGCCCGGCTGGCGCTGGCCACCGGCGCGCCGGTGATCCCGGTCGCCATGTGGGGGCCGGAGAGGATGTTCGAGCCGCGTACCGGCCGGCTCAGCCTGCGCCCGCGGATCCCGGTGACCGTGGTGGCCGGGCCGCCGGTCGACCTGAGCCGCTGGGCGGACGCCACCCCGTCCCGGGCGGTGCTGGAGGAGATGACCGACACGATCATGCTGCGGATCCGGGACATGGTCGCCGAGATCCGTGGCGGCACCCCGCCGCCGCTGTGGGAGCGTCCCGCCCGGACCCGTACCCCCGGCAAGGGCGAGGCGACGGAATGA
- a CDS encoding NAD(P)H-dependent glycerol-3-phosphate dehydrogenase translates to MSGHVAVLGAGSWGTAFAKILADAGRDVTILARRQSVAEVIRTERRNPDYLPGVRLPDRVTATGDAEEAIVGAEVVVLSVPSQTLRGNLAGWTPYLAPDATLVSLMKGIELGTTKRMSQVIMETAGVPADRVVVVSGPNLAPEIAAEQPAATVVAGTDSRRAALVQSSIRTPYFRPYTNDDVIGCELGGAVKNVIALAYGIATAMGFGDNTRAMLMTRGLAETARLGVALGADPITFAGLAGMGDLVASCSSPLARNRTFGEHLGRGETLEQAQAATRQTAEGVKSCLSIRDLARANGVEMPITEQIERICHEGMDPRLAVDALMSRTAKPESYE, encoded by the coding sequence ATGAGTGGGCATGTCGCGGTGCTGGGGGCGGGGTCGTGGGGTACGGCGTTCGCCAAGATCCTCGCGGACGCCGGCCGGGACGTGACGATCCTGGCCCGGCGGCAGTCGGTGGCCGAGGTGATCCGGACCGAGCGCCGCAATCCGGACTACCTGCCGGGCGTGCGGCTGCCCGACCGGGTCACCGCGACCGGCGACGCCGAGGAGGCGATCGTCGGGGCGGAGGTGGTGGTGCTCTCGGTGCCGTCGCAGACGCTGCGCGGCAACCTCGCCGGGTGGACCCCGTACCTGGCCCCCGACGCCACGCTGGTCTCCCTGATGAAGGGCATCGAGCTGGGCACCACCAAGCGGATGAGCCAGGTGATCATGGAGACCGCCGGGGTGCCGGCCGACCGGGTGGTGGTCGTCTCCGGGCCCAACCTGGCCCCGGAGATCGCCGCCGAGCAGCCCGCCGCGACCGTGGTCGCCGGCACCGACAGCCGGCGGGCCGCCCTCGTCCAGTCGTCGATCCGGACGCCGTACTTCCGCCCGTACACCAACGACGACGTGATCGGCTGCGAGCTGGGCGGAGCGGTGAAGAACGTGATCGCCCTGGCGTACGGGATCGCCACCGCGATGGGCTTCGGCGACAACACCCGGGCCATGCTGATGACCCGGGGTCTGGCCGAGACCGCCCGGCTGGGCGTGGCGCTCGGCGCCGACCCGATCACCTTCGCCGGGCTGGCCGGCATGGGCGACCTGGTCGCCTCCTGTTCCTCCCCGCTGGCCCGGAACCGGACCTTCGGCGAGCACCTGGGCCGGGGGGAGACCCTGGAACAGGCGCAGGCGGCCACCCGGCAGACCGCCGAGGGCGTGAAGAGCTGCCTGTCCATCCGGGACCTGGCCCGGGCGAACGGCGTGGAGATGCCGATCACCGAGCAGATCGAGCGGATCTGCCACGAGGGGATGGACCCACGGCTCGCCGTGGACGCCCTGATGAGCCGGACCGCGAAGCCCGAGTCCTACGAGTGA
- a CDS encoding cystathionine gamma-lyase — MSDWGDGTRSVHAGLPAPTPGEPFLPGPVFAAPYHLDPWQGPAAAPNGYGRPDNPTRRLLEAAIGELEGGDCRVFASGQAAITGLLLALLRPGDTVLLPADGYYTVRAFAAGTLESFGVRTLLAPTAGPYPSFDGVRLVLLETPANPGLDVVDVADVADRAHAAGALVAVDNTTATPLGQRPLDLGADVVVASGTKALTGHSDLVLGYVATRSAELLDPVTTWRMTTGGVPGAFDCWLAHRSLATVDLRLARQTANAEALARLLAGRADVTGLRWPGLPGDPAYPVASVQMRRMPGVLSFDLGDADRVARFLDASRLVAAATSFGGVHTTADRRAQWGDDTAPGFVRLSCGIEDTADLVADLTAALDASAA, encoded by the coding sequence ATGAGCGACTGGGGTGACGGCACCCGTAGCGTGCACGCCGGGCTGCCCGCGCCGACGCCGGGGGAGCCGTTCCTGCCCGGCCCGGTCTTCGCCGCGCCGTACCACCTGGACCCGTGGCAGGGGCCGGCGGCGGCACCCAACGGGTACGGCCGGCCGGACAACCCGACCCGGCGGCTGCTGGAGGCGGCCATCGGCGAGCTGGAGGGCGGCGACTGCCGGGTCTTCGCCAGCGGCCAGGCGGCCATCACCGGGCTGCTGCTGGCCCTGCTGCGCCCCGGCGACACCGTGCTGCTCCCCGCCGACGGGTACTACACCGTGCGGGCCTTCGCCGCCGGCACGCTGGAGTCGTTCGGCGTACGGACGCTCCTCGCCCCGACCGCCGGGCCGTACCCGTCATTCGACGGTGTCCGGCTCGTGCTGCTGGAGACCCCGGCGAATCCGGGCCTGGATGTCGTCGACGTGGCGGACGTGGCCGACCGGGCGCACGCGGCCGGCGCGCTGGTGGCGGTGGACAACACCACCGCCACCCCGCTCGGTCAGCGCCCGCTGGACCTCGGCGCCGACGTGGTGGTGGCCTCCGGCACCAAGGCGTTGACCGGCCACTCCGACCTGGTGCTCGGGTACGTGGCGACCCGCTCCGCCGAGCTGCTCGACCCGGTGACCACCTGGCGCATGACGACCGGCGGGGTGCCCGGGGCGTTCGACTGCTGGCTGGCCCACCGCTCGCTGGCGACCGTCGACCTGCGGCTGGCCCGGCAGACCGCCAACGCGGAGGCGCTCGCCCGGCTGCTCGCCGGCCGTGCCGACGTGACCGGTCTGCGCTGGCCCGGGCTGCCGGGGGATCCGGCCTATCCGGTCGCCTCGGTCCAGATGCGACGGATGCCCGGGGTGCTCTCGTTCGACCTGGGCGACGCCGACCGGGTGGCCCGGTTCCTCGACGCGTCGCGCCTGGTCGCCGCCGCCACCTCGTTCGGCGGGGTGCACACCACGGCCGACCGGCGGGCCCAGTGGGGCGACGACACCGCCCCCGGCTTCGTCCGGCTCTCCTGCGGCATCGAGGACACCGCCGACCTGGTGGCCGACCTGACCGCCGCACTGGATGCCAGCGCGGCCTGA